Proteins from one Pseudomonas grandcourensis genomic window:
- the atpG gene encoding F0F1 ATP synthase subunit gamma, giving the protein MAGAKEIRSKIASIKSTQKITSAMEKVAVSKMRKAQMRMAASRPYAERIRQVIGHLANANPEYRHPFMIDREIKRVGYVVVSSDRGLCGGLNTNLFKALVKDMAVNRENGVEIDLCVVGSKGAAFFRNFGGNVVAAISHLGEEPSINDLIGSVKVMLDAYLDGRIDRLSVVSNKFINTMTQQPTVEQLIPLVATPDQDLKHHWDYLYEPDAKELLDGLMVRYVESQVYQAVVENNAAEQAARMIAMKNATDNAGDLISDLQLVYNKARQAAITQEISEIVGGAAAV; this is encoded by the coding sequence ATGGCAGGCGCAAAAGAGATTCGCAGTAAGATTGCGAGCATCAAAAGCACGCAAAAGATTACCAGCGCCATGGAAAAAGTGGCGGTCAGCAAAATGCGCAAGGCACAAATGCGCATGGCTGCTAGCCGTCCTTATGCGGAGCGTATCCGCCAGGTAATTGGGCATCTGGCCAACGCCAACCCGGAATACCGCCACCCGTTCATGATCGACCGCGAAATCAAGCGTGTTGGTTATGTCGTAGTGAGCAGTGACCGTGGTCTGTGCGGCGGCTTGAACACCAACCTGTTCAAGGCCCTGGTCAAGGACATGGCGGTAAACCGCGAAAACGGCGTCGAGATCGATCTGTGTGTCGTTGGTAGCAAGGGTGCGGCCTTTTTCCGCAACTTCGGCGGTAACGTCGTTGCAGCTATCAGCCACCTGGGTGAAGAGCCGTCGATCAATGATCTGATCGGCAGCGTCAAGGTGATGCTGGATGCCTACCTGGACGGCCGTATTGACCGCCTGTCCGTGGTATCCAACAAGTTCATCAACACCATGACGCAACAGCCTACCGTGGAGCAGTTGATTCCACTGGTGGCAACCCCGGATCAAGACCTCAAGCACCACTGGGACTATCTCTACGAACCGGATGCCAAGGAGCTGCTGGACGGCTTGATGGTCCGTTACGTGGAGTCGCAGGTCTACCAGGCGGTGGTCGAGAACAACGCGGCTGAACAAGCTGCGCGGATGATCGCGATGAAGAACGCTACCGACAACGCCGGTGATTTGATCAGCGATTTGCAGCTGGTCTACAACAAGGCGCGTCAGGCTGCGATCACCCAAGAGATCTCGGAAATCGTCGGCGGCGCTGCCGCGGTTTAA